A genome region from Thermococcus onnurineus NA1 includes the following:
- a CDS encoding serine/threonine-protein kinase RIO2: MVSKLLALEAYPKLRDLDFRILRGIELNMRHHKWVPLEDIARFARVDIETASFRLGKLDDWSLVKRKSDIGYIGYQLTIHGYDVLAIRALAKKGVVEAISTAQIGVGKDADVYIGITSGGEKVAVKFNRIGGRTSSRKAGYHGVVFQDKHHTSWLYVSRLIAKKEYEALTLLSPIARVPKPIAWNRHVVVMEFVEGTELAELRDTDLTREEAERILDRVLEEYLKIVRFGIVHSDMSEFNIVLTSNDDVLIIDWAQYLTTAYPESYELLKRDITVLLNAFRRRWRIERKFDNVWPAFEEAWNESRGEANGY, translated from the coding sequence ATGGTAAGCAAGTTACTTGCATTGGAGGCCTATCCAAAACTGCGAGACCTGGACTTCCGCATACTCAGAGGGATAGAGCTCAATATGCGTCACCACAAGTGGGTCCCTCTGGAGGACATAGCACGCTTTGCGAGGGTTGATATTGAAACAGCCTCGTTCCGCCTCGGAAAGCTCGACGACTGGTCGCTTGTCAAGAGAAAGAGTGACATCGGCTACATCGGTTACCAGCTGACGATACACGGCTATGATGTTTTAGCCATAAGGGCACTGGCGAAAAAAGGCGTTGTAGAAGCGATAAGCACGGCACAGATAGGCGTTGGCAAGGACGCGGATGTTTACATTGGCATAACATCAGGCGGAGAGAAAGTTGCCGTCAAGTTCAACCGCATAGGCGGGAGAACGAGCTCCAGAAAAGCTGGCTACCACGGAGTAGTCTTTCAGGATAAGCACCATACGAGCTGGCTCTACGTTTCGAGGTTGATAGCCAAGAAGGAATATGAGGCACTGACTCTGCTCAGCCCTATAGCCAGAGTTCCTAAGCCAATAGCCTGGAACAGGCATGTTGTGGTGATGGAGTTCGTGGAAGGAACTGAATTAGCGGAGCTCCGTGACACAGATTTAACCCGAGAAGAAGCGGAGCGTATACTTGACCGCGTCCTCGAGGAATATCTCAAGATAGTGCGCTTTGGAATAGTGCACTCCGACATGAGTGAGTTCAATATCGTCTTAACAAGCAATGACGACGTTCTAATAATCGACTGGGCACAGTACCTGACGACAGCCTATCCTGAAAGCTACGAGCTTCTGAAGAGAGACATAACAGTTCTCCTTAACGCCTTCAGGCGAAGGTGGCGCATCGAGAGGAAGTTTGATAATGTGTGGCCGGCCTTTGAGGAGGCCTGGAACGAGAGTAGGGGGGAGGCAAATGGTTATTAA
- a CDS encoding radical SAM protein: MLIRVSYGTAIAMGLINARMLARPTTAYLMTHYDGRCRNNCAFCPQARESRADLSRLSRVTWPTFEVERVVEKLSDGNFARICLQTVDHPGLVDDVLELLGLFRPLGLPISVSITPVDREILEEFKALGVDYIGVGLDVASERLYPEIKDSLYSWDDMWDFTEDIIEVFGDGKAFVHLIIGLGETDREAVETIAKAYSMGAQVSLFAFTPIRGTLLGTAQPPSLERYRKIQLANYLLGEGIIGLDDLEFDVNGSLISFGIPKEELVEIVPPDVFATHGCPGCNRPYYNERPKKEPYNFPLRPEKEYVKRVLDSIL; this comes from the coding sequence GTGCTGATAAGGGTCTCCTATGGGACGGCTATAGCGATGGGTCTAATCAATGCTAGGATGCTCGCCAGACCAACCACCGCTTACCTCATGACACATTACGATGGCCGCTGCAGGAACAACTGTGCCTTCTGTCCCCAGGCAAGGGAGAGCAGGGCGGATCTAAGCAGACTTTCCCGTGTGACGTGGCCTACTTTCGAGGTTGAGAGGGTCGTGGAGAAGCTTTCCGATGGGAACTTTGCCAGAATTTGCCTTCAGACGGTCGATCATCCAGGGCTAGTGGACGATGTTCTTGAACTCCTCGGACTTTTCCGGCCTTTGGGCTTGCCCATTTCCGTCTCCATAACACCAGTGGATAGGGAAATCTTGGAAGAGTTTAAAGCCCTTGGCGTTGACTACATCGGTGTTGGCCTTGACGTGGCTAGTGAGAGGCTCTATCCAGAGATTAAGGACTCTCTTTACTCGTGGGACGATATGTGGGATTTTACTGAGGATATCATCGAAGTTTTTGGTGATGGTAAGGCTTTTGTCCATCTGATAATTGGCCTTGGTGAGACTGACAGAGAGGCAGTTGAAACCATAGCAAAGGCTTATTCTATGGGTGCCCAGGTCTCGCTTTTTGCATTCACTCCAATTAGGGGAACACTCCTTGGGACCGCACAACCGCCCAGCCTCGAACGCTACAGAAAGATTCAGCTCGCGAACTACTTGCTTGGGGAAGGAATTATCGGGCTGGATGATCTCGAGTTCGACGTGAACGGCTCGCTAATAAGCTTTGGGATTCCCAAAGAAGAGCTGGTTGAGATAGTTCCTCCTGATGTTTTTGCAACCCACGGCTGTCCTGGCTGCAACAGACCCTACTACAATGAGAGGCCCAAAAAGGAGCCTTACAACTTCCCTCTAAGACCAGAAAAAGAGTACGTAAAAAGAGTCCTCGACTCTATTCTTTAA
- a CDS encoding MFS transporter has translation MGKWDIWFLHASTFFFFLGMAVVNPLISPLAMTLGADPFVVGMIAAIASIVALVSKPLGGVLGDRGLRFQMMALGSFFGALAGGLYVVSILTDNLMIFAIGRAVHGFGMALFFPSSLSSAIDLAPEGRIGETLGWRGMMFSFGNLMGPAIGGFVADLLGFQAAFLLTVLLSITAIGFVLLAYSKVKGRAELRHHERHEKPQYRALLKPFFVAASLALFFMAVAYGGMSTFLPALYKSIDLGTSVFGLYASVMGGTSLLTRVLGGKEADRRGPLPVATVGLSGVLIAYILLALYTEPPWAYASAAILGAGFGLAVPSLQMMALANLPKRIRTFGSSVYTMFFDLGYLTGPIVLGYVAQLKGYTAVFPLLPIIMALSLLIAQLPRLLKDGKNSTGG, from the coding sequence ATGGGAAAGTGGGATATCTGGTTCCTCCACGCTTCAACGTTTTTCTTCTTCCTTGGAATGGCGGTAGTCAATCCTCTAATCTCCCCCCTAGCTATGACCCTCGGCGCTGATCCGTTCGTCGTCGGAATGATTGCGGCGATAGCCTCAATAGTGGCGTTGGTATCCAAGCCCTTGGGGGGAGTCCTCGGCGACAGGGGCCTGCGTTTTCAGATGATGGCTCTTGGATCTTTCTTCGGCGCACTTGCGGGTGGTCTCTACGTTGTCTCGATCCTAACTGACAATCTGATGATCTTTGCCATTGGCAGGGCAGTTCATGGCTTCGGAATGGCTCTGTTCTTTCCATCCTCTCTCTCCTCCGCTATAGACCTAGCCCCTGAGGGAAGGATTGGAGAGACCCTTGGATGGCGTGGGATGATGTTCTCCTTTGGCAACCTTATGGGGCCTGCCATAGGTGGCTTCGTGGCAGATTTACTTGGCTTTCAGGCGGCTTTCCTGCTCACAGTGCTACTTTCAATAACAGCTATAGGCTTCGTTCTCTTAGCGTATTCTAAGGTCAAAGGTAGGGCTGAACTTCGGCACCATGAGAGGCACGAAAAGCCGCAGTACAGGGCTCTGCTCAAGCCCTTCTTCGTGGCCGCTTCGCTCGCCCTATTTTTTATGGCGGTTGCCTACGGTGGGATGAGTACTTTCCTTCCGGCCCTCTATAAGTCTATCGACCTTGGAACGAGCGTCTTTGGCCTCTACGCGAGCGTGATGGGCGGGACCAGTCTTCTGACGAGGGTACTCGGTGGGAAGGAGGCTGACAGGAGGGGCCCCCTGCCGGTGGCAACGGTCGGCCTGAGCGGTGTTCTGATAGCCTATATTCTACTGGCCCTATACACCGAGCCACCTTGGGCTTACGCTAGCGCCGCCATACTTGGAGCCGGCTTCGGTTTGGCAGTTCCATCCCTACAGATGATGGCATTGGCGAATCTGCCAAAAAGGATAAGAACCTTTGGTTCCAGTGTCTATACGATGTTCTTTGACCTTGGCTACTTGACTGGGCCAATAGTCCTTGGATACGTCGCCCAGCTCAAAGGCTACACCGCTGTGTTTCCGCTCCTACCCATCATAATGGCGCTGTCCCTTCTCATTGCCCAGTTGCCAAGGCTTTTAAAAGATGGTAAAAACTCCACAGGGGGATGA
- a CDS encoding isoaspartyl peptidase/L-asparaginase family protein, which yields MVAIIVHGGAGTIRKEERIPKVIEGVREAVLAGWRELKRGSALDAVEEALKALEDNPIFNAGTGSVLTLDGKVEMDAAIMRGKTLEAGAVAGIWGVKNPISVARKVMEKTDHVILSGEGAVKFARLMGFEEYDPRTEERLKQWEELRKKLLETGEVKHWKKLSELIKEYPEVLRSTVGAVAFDGEEVVAGTSTGGVFLKMFGRVGDTPIIGGGTYANEVAGASCTGLGEVAIKLALAKSATDFVRLGMDAQAASEAAISLATRYFGPDTMGIIMVDSRGNIGFAKNTKHMSYAFMKEGMEEPHAGV from the coding sequence ATGGTCGCGATAATAGTTCACGGTGGTGCTGGTACCATAAGGAAGGAGGAACGTATTCCAAAGGTTATTGAAGGTGTTAGAGAGGCTGTTCTTGCCGGCTGGCGCGAGCTGAAGAGGGGTTCGGCTTTGGATGCCGTTGAGGAGGCCCTCAAAGCTCTTGAGGATAACCCTATCTTCAACGCCGGAACTGGTTCCGTCCTGACCCTCGACGGCAAGGTCGAGATGGATGCGGCAATAATGCGCGGCAAAACCCTTGAAGCCGGTGCAGTTGCCGGGATATGGGGCGTTAAGAACCCCATAAGCGTTGCGAGGAAGGTAATGGAGAAGACCGATCACGTTATCCTCAGTGGAGAGGGTGCTGTTAAGTTCGCCCGGTTGATGGGCTTTGAAGAGTACGACCCGAGGACAGAGGAGAGACTCAAGCAGTGGGAAGAGCTCAGGAAGAAGCTCCTTGAAACTGGAGAAGTAAAGCACTGGAAGAAGCTGAGTGAGTTGATTAAGGAGTATCCCGAAGTCCTGAGGAGCACGGTTGGTGCGGTTGCCTTCGACGGCGAGGAGGTTGTGGCTGGTACATCAACCGGCGGCGTTTTCCTCAAGATGTTCGGCCGCGTTGGTGATACACCGATAATCGGAGGCGGAACCTACGCTAACGAAGTTGCCGGGGCTTCCTGTACTGGCCTCGGTGAGGTCGCTATAAAGCTGGCTCTGGCCAAGAGCGCGACCGACTTCGTCCGCTTGGGAATGGATGCTCAGGCTGCCAGCGAGGCCGCGATAAGCCTTGCCACAAGGTACTTTGGCCCCGATACCATGGGCATCATAATGGTTGATTCCCGCGGAAACATTGGCTTCGCCAAGAACACCAAACACATGAGCTACGCTTTCATGAAAGAAGGAATGGAAGAACCTCACGCAGGTGTCTGA
- a CDS encoding phosphate signaling complex PhoU family protein, giving the protein MEFRKIQFTGRSSYIISLPKKWVTEHNLKQGDVVPLAINPDGSITIFPKEPREVSERKILKISREYSPDMAVRLVISAYIQGYDVLEIHLAEEMPIYKVKIRKVLQSLPGVEIILDEPQRMVAKSLLDEEEVNLAELLNRIRSLIISMLGDLEMLIAAPGEEEILRDINDLENELDRFYFLIIRAVNRLLTKRGVTEESGIIRRTFDLLGILFIVRNIERIGDHITRIAENPSEINVPYLKEKFSQMMAQIEERDLGKIDRLMLELKEEIRSIDYRSSIALESYRRILEYLENIGETIINMALS; this is encoded by the coding sequence ATGGAGTTCAGGAAGATTCAATTTACCGGAAGGAGCTCCTACATAATTTCTCTACCCAAGAAATGGGTTACGGAGCACAACCTGAAGCAGGGCGACGTCGTTCCTCTAGCTATAAATCCCGACGGAAGCATAACGATTTTTCCAAAGGAGCCGAGGGAGGTAAGTGAGAGAAAGATTCTCAAGATTTCGCGTGAGTACTCACCAGACATGGCAGTGAGACTTGTCATCTCGGCGTACATTCAGGGCTATGACGTTCTCGAGATACATCTCGCCGAGGAGATGCCAATATATAAGGTCAAAATACGCAAGGTTCTCCAGAGCCTTCCTGGTGTTGAGATAATTCTCGACGAGCCTCAGCGAATGGTTGCCAAGAGCCTTCTTGATGAGGAGGAGGTCAATCTTGCGGAGCTTCTCAACAGGATACGCTCACTGATAATCTCTATGCTCGGTGATCTTGAGATGCTTATAGCCGCGCCTGGGGAGGAAGAAATACTCCGTGACATTAATGACCTCGAGAATGAGCTCGACAGATTCTACTTCCTCATAATTCGTGCAGTCAACAGGCTCCTCACCAAAAGAGGCGTCACAGAGGAGAGTGGCATAATCAGGAGGACATTCGATCTTCTTGGCATACTGTTCATAGTCAGGAACATCGAGCGCATCGGTGACCACATAACGCGCATAGCCGAGAACCCGAGCGAGATAAACGTCCCGTACCTCAAAGAAAAGTTCAGTCAGATGATGGCACAGATAGAGGAGCGTGATCTGGGTAAAATAGACCGGCTGATGCTCGAGCTCAAGGAGGAAATACGCTCCATTGACTACCGCAGCTCAATAGCCCTCGAGAGCTACCGCAGGATTCTGGAGTACCTGGAGAACATAGGTGAAACTATAATCAACATGGCGCTGAGCTGA
- a CDS encoding MFS transporter, which yields MLGEYTKDAKVLILANAAGQLFLQFSIFIMPFYLTALGYDMAQMGTFFSIQTLVGGLFFLIAGQISLRMGYKKTLILSALLGLTGRLLQVLAINDYVLALGFFLVGANMGLRQPNFSALLSEEVKEEQRHHAFSISFGLGTLFNALGVLIAGFAPEFFISLGLTESLAYRLVVSLALLQFVLVIPALLIISDVPVKNPKIDWNRELIIKILKFSLPSALIGLGAGITIPYMSLYFKLQFGQTLAAISGIFFFQQLAMGLGSFGLPRLVERIGPVKVITSFQSFAAFLFLIFPSIETFLLAAALYILRSILMNIVWPINDSFMMGFFSTEEKATAAGIRRAFSTFMRGAGNYIGGLLFGMSLSYPFYTTAFLYIVATVIFYAFFIKHNK from the coding sequence ATGCTTGGAGAGTACACCAAGGACGCCAAGGTGCTCATACTCGCGAATGCCGCTGGACAGCTTTTCCTCCAGTTCTCGATATTCATAATGCCGTTTTACCTGACCGCCCTCGGCTACGACATGGCCCAAATGGGAACGTTCTTTTCAATCCAGACTCTCGTCGGGGGCCTCTTCTTCCTCATAGCAGGCCAGATTTCGTTAAGGATGGGATACAAGAAAACCCTAATACTAAGCGCTCTCTTAGGACTGACTGGAAGACTCCTACAGGTGCTCGCAATTAACGATTACGTCCTTGCCCTCGGCTTCTTCCTGGTGGGCGCAAATATGGGGCTCAGACAGCCCAACTTCTCGGCACTCCTCAGTGAGGAGGTAAAGGAGGAGCAGAGACACCATGCATTCTCGATAAGCTTTGGGCTGGGAACACTGTTCAACGCCCTTGGAGTCCTCATAGCGGGCTTTGCCCCCGAGTTCTTCATAAGCCTTGGACTGACGGAAAGCCTAGCCTACAGGCTTGTCGTTTCGCTCGCGCTCCTTCAGTTCGTCCTGGTTATTCCTGCGCTCCTCATAATCAGCGACGTCCCAGTTAAGAACCCGAAGATAGACTGGAACCGTGAGCTGATAATCAAGATACTCAAATTCTCCCTGCCGAGCGCACTAATAGGTCTCGGCGCGGGGATAACAATACCATACATGAGCCTCTACTTCAAGCTCCAGTTCGGACAAACGCTCGCCGCGATAAGCGGCATCTTCTTCTTTCAGCAGCTCGCGATGGGTCTCGGTTCCTTCGGGCTGCCAAGGCTTGTCGAAAGGATAGGGCCCGTTAAGGTCATAACGTCCTTCCAAAGCTTTGCAGCCTTTCTCTTCCTGATATTCCCATCGATAGAGACGTTTTTGCTGGCGGCGGCGCTCTACATACTCCGCTCCATACTCATGAACATAGTCTGGCCCATAAACGACTCCTTCATGATGGGCTTCTTCAGTACCGAGGAGAAGGCGACCGCGGCCGGAATAAGAAGGGCCTTCTCAACCTTCATGCGTGGCGCTGGAAACTATATAGGTGGTCTCCTCTTCGGCATGTCCTTGAGCTATCCATTTTACACAACGGCGTTCCTCTACATAGTAGCGACGGTGATTTTCTATGCATTTTTCATAAAACACAATAAGTGA
- a CDS encoding indolepyruvate oxidoreductase subunit beta, whose product MEFNFIITGVGGQGGLTLSRIVGNAAMAEGYNVRIGETLGMSQRYGSVLSYLRFGEEVYSPLIEEGKANLMLALEPAEALRNARFLGKNSYAIINAYPIHTATTLVGKEKYPDLDEIKDAIGRICSVDMLNFQEEADKINPKTLGVLMLGYAYGKGLIPLKKESIYGGIKATLREKLWEVNFKALERGIELAR is encoded by the coding sequence ATGGAGTTCAATTTCATAATCACTGGAGTCGGTGGTCAGGGTGGTTTGACTCTCTCGCGTATAGTCGGGAACGCCGCTATGGCCGAGGGATACAACGTTAGAATCGGTGAAACTCTTGGAATGAGCCAGAGGTATGGGAGCGTTCTCAGCTACCTTCGCTTCGGCGAAGAAGTCTACTCCCCGCTCATCGAGGAGGGAAAAGCGAACCTTATGCTCGCCCTCGAGCCTGCAGAAGCCCTCAGGAACGCCCGCTTCCTTGGGAAAAACAGTTACGCAATAATCAACGCCTATCCAATTCACACGGCAACAACCCTTGTTGGCAAGGAGAAGTACCCTGATCTCGATGAAATTAAGGATGCCATCGGTAGGATCTGCTCCGTTGACATGCTCAACTTCCAGGAGGAAGCCGACAAAATAAACCCAAAAACGCTGGGCGTCCTCATGCTCGGCTACGCCTACGGCAAAGGGCTGATTCCCCTCAAGAAGGAGAGCATCTACGGAGGTATAAAGGCCACCCTCCGCGAAAAGCTCTGGGAGGTAAACTTCAAAGCCCTGGAAAGGGGCATCGAGCTTGCCCGCTGA
- a CDS encoding class I SAM-dependent methyltransferase encodes MSFEKYYTVFKAYSDIYSNEYKKRIKTLEPLLLKHMTPRGKVLDLACGVGGFSFLLEDLGFDVVALDSSESMLEKARKFAKDKMSRVEFVKGNAENLPFEDNSFEYVIFIDSLVHFEPAELNVVFKETARVLKPGGKFILQFTDLRELLPVLMSGQVVGTEYWISRVLPDPEEKTVVIEFQSENDHFRIRFNVWGRTAVELLAKLYFRQLHSEKLNEHSYFQVYTPKK; translated from the coding sequence ATGAGCTTCGAGAAATATTACACAGTCTTCAAAGCCTACAGCGATATATATTCCAATGAATATAAGAAAAGGATCAAGACGCTGGAGCCGCTGCTTCTCAAGCACATGACTCCCAGAGGAAAAGTTCTTGATCTCGCCTGTGGCGTGGGAGGCTTTTCTTTCCTGCTCGAAGATCTCGGGTTTGATGTTGTAGCCCTTGACTCAAGTGAGTCAATGCTAGAAAAAGCCAGGAAGTTCGCAAAGGACAAGATGTCCAGAGTTGAGTTCGTTAAGGGGAACGCAGAGAACCTTCCCTTTGAGGACAATTCATTTGAGTACGTGATCTTTATAGACAGCCTTGTCCACTTTGAACCAGCCGAGTTGAATGTGGTCTTCAAAGAAACTGCAAGGGTACTCAAACCGGGCGGAAAGTTTATCCTCCAGTTCACAGATCTAAGAGAACTTCTCCCGGTTCTAATGAGTGGTCAGGTTGTGGGAACAGAGTACTGGATAAGCAGGGTTCTTCCAGATCCAGAGGAAAAGACCGTCGTTATTGAGTTCCAGAGTGAGAATGACCATTTCCGAATTCGCTTCAACGTGTGGGGAAGAACTGCCGTTGAACTCCTCGCAAAGCTCTATTTCAGACAGCTCCACAGTGAAAAGCTCAACGAGCATAGCTACTTCCAAGTGTACACCCCAAAAAAGTGA
- the lysS gene encoding lysine--tRNA ligase — protein MVHWADYMAEKIIQEMGDKEEYVVESGITPSGYVHIGNFREFFTAYIVGHALRDRGKKVRHIHMWDDYDRFRKVPKNVPSEWKEYLTMPVREVPDPWGCHNSYAEHFMSLFEKEVAKLGIEADFLYASELYKSGEYAEDIRLALERRNEIKAILDKYRERAKQPPLEESWQPVMVYCPKCRREAEFVSWDGEWKVAYKCPHCGSEGETDIREGNVKLRWRVDWPMRWAHFSVDFEPAGKDHLAAGSSYDTGSEIVEKVFGKPAPLTLMYEFVGIKGEKGKMSGSKGNVILLSDLYEVLEPGIIRFIYAKHRPNKELKIDLGLGLLNLYDEFDKVERIYFGLEHAKNPEEEEELKRTYELSMPKVPERLIAQAPFRFLVTLVQMPHLDEDGIIEVLKEQGHIPRELSEEDIGRIRLRIELAKNWIEKYAPDNVKFSILEKPPKVELTPEIKDAIEEVANWLEANESFTVDELNNIIFDAAKKRSIPSKEWFKVLYNLFIGKDRGPKLAPLLASMNREFVIKRLRMEA, from the coding sequence ATGGTGCACTGGGCTGACTACATGGCTGAGAAGATCATCCAGGAAATGGGAGACAAGGAGGAGTACGTGGTAGAGAGCGGCATAACCCCGAGTGGTTACGTTCACATAGGCAACTTCAGGGAGTTTTTCACTGCATATATTGTCGGTCATGCCCTCAGAGACAGGGGAAAGAAGGTTCGCCACATTCACATGTGGGACGACTACGACCGCTTTAGGAAGGTTCCCAAGAACGTTCCGAGCGAGTGGAAGGAATACCTCACCATGCCTGTCCGTGAGGTTCCAGATCCCTGGGGCTGCCACAATAGCTATGCCGAGCACTTTATGAGCCTCTTCGAGAAAGAAGTTGCCAAGCTTGGCATCGAGGCTGACTTCCTCTACGCGAGCGAGCTCTATAAGTCGGGAGAGTATGCAGAGGACATCAGGCTTGCTCTGGAGAGGCGCAACGAGATAAAGGCAATCCTCGACAAGTACCGCGAGAGGGCCAAGCAGCCGCCTCTCGAAGAGAGCTGGCAGCCTGTCATGGTTTACTGTCCCAAGTGCAGAAGGGAGGCTGAGTTCGTTTCTTGGGACGGCGAGTGGAAGGTAGCCTATAAGTGTCCCCACTGCGGAAGCGAGGGAGAAACAGACATCCGCGAGGGCAACGTCAAGCTCCGCTGGCGTGTTGACTGGCCGATGCGCTGGGCACACTTCAGTGTGGACTTCGAGCCCGCTGGCAAGGATCACCTCGCCGCCGGTAGTTCCTACGATACTGGCAGCGAGATAGTGGAGAAGGTCTTCGGAAAGCCCGCTCCGCTAACGCTCATGTACGAGTTTGTCGGCATAAAGGGAGAGAAGGGCAAGATGAGTGGAAGCAAGGGTAACGTGATTCTTCTCAGCGACCTCTACGAGGTTCTTGAGCCCGGTATAATTCGCTTCATCTACGCCAAGCACAGGCCCAACAAGGAGCTTAAGATAGACCTCGGCCTCGGTCTGCTCAACCTCTATGATGAGTTTGATAAGGTCGAGAGGATATACTTTGGCCTTGAGCACGCAAAGAACCCCGAGGAGGAAGAGGAGCTCAAGAGAACCTATGAGCTCTCGATGCCGAAGGTTCCGGAGAGACTCATCGCTCAGGCACCTTTCAGGTTCCTGGTTACACTCGTTCAGATGCCTCACCTCGACGAGGACGGCATAATTGAAGTCCTCAAGGAGCAGGGACACATACCCAGAGAACTGAGTGAGGAGGACATCGGGAGGATAAGGCTCCGCATTGAATTGGCCAAGAACTGGATCGAGAAGTACGCGCCAGACAACGTTAAGTTCAGTATCCTAGAAAAGCCGCCGAAGGTTGAGCTTACGCCTGAGATAAAGGATGCTATTGAGGAGGTGGCCAACTGGCTCGAGGCCAACGAAAGCTTCACCGTCGATGAGCTCAACAATATTATCTTCGACGCGGCCAAGAAGCGCAGCATTCCGAGCAAAGAATGGTTCAAGGTGCTCTACAATCTCTTCATTGGTAAAGACAGAGGTCCAAAACTGGCACCGCTCCTCGCTTCAATGAACAGGGAGTTCGTCATCAAGCGCCTCCGCATGGAGGCCTGA
- a CDS encoding diacylglycerol/polyprenol kinase family protein, with translation MASWPIYTIIAATFILAAIWLTRHLGEDYAWINRKIIHFSIVPAVLMYYQGLIPKEVFSAAAFIFGAFQLWPHLKNSEFSWYQIKHNYGEVFFAFSASAVAFFLPREYATALLLAMAVSDGVTGIIRHHYFKRHGFNVKLKKHWTGSLGYVVTATIIAFALLDGATIMKIAWAGILMLAEYQPYVDDNLAVPLVGSALFWAF, from the coding sequence ATGGCCTCGTGGCCCATCTACACAATAATCGCCGCGACGTTTATACTCGCCGCTATATGGCTAACACGGCATCTAGGAGAAGACTACGCATGGATCAACAGAAAAATCATTCACTTCAGCATTGTTCCAGCAGTTCTGATGTACTATCAAGGCTTGATCCCAAAGGAGGTCTTCAGTGCTGCAGCCTTTATCTTCGGCGCCTTTCAGCTTTGGCCGCACCTGAAGAACAGCGAGTTTTCGTGGTATCAGATCAAGCACAACTACGGAGAGGTCTTCTTTGCATTCTCTGCTTCAGCTGTTGCGTTTTTCCTGCCTAGAGAGTACGCAACGGCACTGCTTTTGGCCATGGCAGTAAGCGACGGAGTTACAGGGATCATCAGGCATCACTATTTCAAACGGCATGGTTTCAACGTCAAGCTCAAGAAGCACTGGACCGGAAGCCTTGGCTACGTAGTAACTGCCACGATAATAGCCTTCGCACTGCTTGATGGAGCAACAATAATGAAAATAGCATGGGCAGGAATTCTGATGCTTGCAGAGTACCAGCCCTACGTGGATGACAACTTGGCCGTTCCACTCGTGGGAAGCGCCCTCTTTTGGGCGTTTTAG
- a CDS encoding DUF366 family protein → MELLIVKDKRIDYDGSAIQSHWTYRNFGILGNSLVVFRGKCDVKVEEMIDIEDLRQNKEIKSDDMVHYIIEVFDFPNVLLASALQKLFMAKLCEVLGDYGIKTIRKGDDIYVNGRKLSISIATVSPVSIKIHIGINVEAKGIPEGVEAIGLKELGIEDIGGFMEKTGKALVEEFKKVKKDSLKVRWAS, encoded by the coding sequence ATGGAGCTGCTCATAGTTAAGGACAAGCGTATTGACTACGACGGTTCTGCAATCCAGAGCCATTGGACTTATAGGAACTTTGGAATACTTGGCAACTCACTCGTTGTCTTCCGCGGTAAGTGTGATGTGAAAGTGGAAGAGATGATTGACATCGAGGATCTGAGGCAGAACAAGGAGATAAAGAGCGACGATATGGTGCACTACATCATCGAGGTCTTCGACTTTCCCAATGTCCTGCTTGCCTCGGCCCTTCAGAAGCTTTTCATGGCCAAACTCTGTGAAGTTCTTGGTGATTACGGTATCAAAACCATCAGGAAGGGCGACGACATCTACGTTAACGGGAGGAAACTCAGCATATCAATAGCGACCGTTTCACCTGTCAGCATCAAGATCCACATAGGCATTAATGTCGAGGCAAAGGGAATTCCCGAGGGCGTCGAGGCTATTGGCCTTAAGGAGCTCGGCATCGAGGACATCGGCGGCTTCATGGAGAAAACCGGAAAGGCCCTCGTCGAGGAGTTCAAAAAGGTAAAGAAAGACAGTCTGAAGGTCAGATGGGCGAGCTAA
- a CDS encoding HAD family hydrolase — protein MLRRLPRRCHGEELRLFSGVREFIEWASERFILGIASWNLEEKVRPILEGFGLWDYFLFPKIEGHPNKVDMILRTIEELQSIGHEIGEVIYVDDRTLMSMKSF, from the coding sequence ATTTTACGACGATTACCTCGTAGATGCCACGGTGAAGAGCTCCGTCTGTTTTCAGGAGTTCGCGAGTTCATTGAGTGGGCGAGCGAGCGCTTTATACTCGGCATAGCTAGCTGGAATCTTGAAGAGAAGGTTAGGCCAATTCTTGAGGGTTTTGGATTGTGGGACTACTTCCTCTTCCCTAAAATCGAGGGGCATCCGAACAAGGTCGACATGATACTTCGCACAATCGAAGAGCTCCAATCGATTGGCCACGAAATCGGGGAAGTAATCTACGTAGATGACAGAACGCTCATGTCGATGAAGTCTTTTTAA